One Triplophysa dalaica isolate WHDGS20190420 chromosome 1, ASM1584641v1, whole genome shotgun sequence DNA segment encodes these proteins:
- the LOC130429336 gene encoding amyloid protein A-like yields MKFILAVLVLVMVVGAQAQWYNFPGEAIGGASDMWRAYSDMREANFKNSDKYFHARGNYDAAKRGPGGKWAAKVISDGREWVQGSSGRGHEDSEADQRANLHGRNGGDPNDFRPDGLDRKY; encoded by the exons ATGAAGTTCATTCTTGCTGTGCTGGTGTTGGTTATGGTGGTGGGAGCTCAGGCGCAGTGGTACAACTTCCCGGGAGAAGCCATTGGAG GTGCGAGCGACATGTGGCGAGCTTACAGTGATATGAGGGAGGCCAATTTTAAAAACTCAGACAAGTATTTTCATGCACGTGGGAACTATGATGCTGCAAAGAGAGGACCAGGAGGAAAATGGGCTGCCAAAGTCATCAG TGATGGAAGAGAGTGGGTTCAAGGTTCGAGTGGTCGTGGGCATGAAGATTCTGAAGCTGACCAGAGAGCAAATCTCCACGGGCGTAACGGCGGAGATCCCAACGACTTCAGACCTGATGGACTCGACCGCAAATATTGA
- the LOC130429090 gene encoding meprin A subunit beta-like isoform X1 gives MILRACVLLSLAFCPASLMPSPDVIGTEVRIEELKDISEINKGLNLLEGDIMVSREKSSILGNQSLWKIPVPYVLNSNLSMNYRGVILRAFEQFRLKSCIDFKPRTTEDFYISVEKDEGCWSYVGRLNSRGQALSIGNGCGFLSIVEHEFLHALGFFHEQSRYDRDNYVTIKYENIIKGFASNFNKVTESMSSVQSTPYDYLSVMHYGKQYFSNGKGSTIITKQPEFQDLIGQRIEMSEYDAFELNGLYKCNSSTSFLSRCSFDDASLCQMQVCSTVKHGWRTVSSVDGVNVTDHTYLGKESKGKSLFMHFSAEGRNESDSARLESTKMTPTRDCKIQCLQFYYYHSGSEFDQLNIWIREYQDKSDNRGTSKIMDQITGPPDNHWRLHHVPLNAKNDFKLEFEARKNAGKSSGGFSLDDINVSQAECPQIWQIRNFEKLMIDARIGSYVYSPLYYSSEGYRYQVLLRNMANYYTMSFRLVSGAFDGQLQWPCPWRQVTFQIFDQNPNMQKRMSYEESITTDPTLTSGGRYVWDNPRLSGNQTIIGNESVFAGPRVNINNDQDINNEFLLRKNFEFIKGGDVIVLISMQDISGLLQTNSVACPTVNVKNIKATRSESDKQGPCFSSSNLLSSMISMPGLCLLLLSFL, from the exons ATGATTTTGAGGGCTTGTGTTCTGCTGAGCTTGGCTTTTTGCCCTGCATCATTGATG CCTTCACCAGATGTAATTG GAACTGAAGTCAGGATTGAGGAACTGAAGGACATTTCTGAGATAAACAAAG GTTTAAATCTTCTGGAGGGAGACATCATGGTG TCAAGGGAAAAGAGTTCAATTCTTGGAAATCAATCCCTGTGGAAAATCCCTGTGCCCTACGTGCTGAATTCAAATCTGA GTATGAACTATAGAGGAGTTATACTGAGGGCATTTGAGCAGTTCAGACTCAAATCGTGTATTGACTTTAAGCCCAGGACAACAgaagatttttacatttctgtggaGAAGGATGAGgg GTGCTGGTCATATGTTGGCCGATTAAATTCCCGGGGTCAGGCTCTATCTATTGGAAACGGCTGTGGATTTCTATCGATCGTTGAGCACGAGTTTCTTCATGCGCTGGGATTTTTCCACGAGCAATCAAGATATGACAGAGATAATTATgtgacaataaaatatgaaaacatcatAAAAG GTTTTGCGAGCAATTTCAATAAAGTCACTGAGAGTATGAGTAGTGTTCAAAGCACCCCGTATGACTACTTGTCTGTGATGCATTACGGTAAACAATATTTCAGCAACGGTAAGGGGTCCACAATCATCACCAAACAGCCTGAGTTTCAAGATTTGATTGGTCAGCGTATAGAAATGAGTGAATACGATGCTTTTGAGCTCAATGGGCTCTATAAATGCA ACTCATCCACCTCATTCCTGAGCCGCTGCAGTTTTGATGACGCATCCCTTTGTCAGATGCAGGTCTGTTCCACAGTTAAACATGGATGGCGGACAGTGAGTTCAGTCGACGGAGTCAACGTGACCGACCACACCTACTTGGGCAAAGAGTCGAAGG GAAAGTCTCTTTTCATGCACTTCAGTGCCGAGGGCAGAAATGAGAGCGACTCGGCTCGACTGGAGAGCACTAAAATGACCCCGACCAGAGATTGCAAAATTCAATGCCTGCAGTTCTATTACTATCACAGCGGCAGTGAGTTTGACCAGCTCAACATCTGGATCAGGGAATATCAGGACAaatcagacaacagaggaacTTCGAAAATTATGGATCAGATCACAG GACCCCCTGATAACCACTGGCGGCTGCACCATGTGCCGCTAAATGCCAAGAACGACTTCAAGCTCGAGTTTGAGGCTCGTAAAAATGCTGGGAAGTCCAGCGGAGGATTTTCGTTGGACGATATCAATGTTTCACAGGCCGAGTGCCCCCAAATATGGCAGATAAGGAATTTTGAGAAGCTCATGATCGACGCACGGATTGGTTCTTACGTATACAGTCCGCTGTACTACTCTAGCGAAGGTTATCGCTATCAGGTTTTATTGAGAAATATGGCCAATTACTACACTATGTCTTTTCGTCTGGTATCCGGTGCGTTCGATGGGCAGCTGCAGTGGCCCTGTCCGTGGAGGCAAGTGACCTTTCAGATTTTCGATCAGAATCCAAACATGCAAAAGCGCATGTCTTATGAGGAAAGCATCACCACTGACCCGACTTTGACTTCAG GTGGCAGGTATGTCTGGGACAATCCTCGATTGAGTGGAAATCAAACCATTATTGGCAATGAGAGTGTATTTGCGGGTCCTCGCGTGAACATCAACAATGATCAGGATATCAACAATGAATTCCTCTTAAGAAAAAACTTTGAGTTCATCAAAGGTGGTGATGTCATCGTTCTCATTAGCATGCAAG ATATCTCAGGGCTTCTTCAGACAAATTCTGTAGCATGCCCAACAGTGAACGTGAAAAATATCAAAGCTACTCGTAGTGAAAGTGACAAACAGGGACCATGTTTTTCCAG TTCCAATCTTCTGTCCTCTATGATCTCCATGCCGGGTTTGTGCCTTTTGCTGCTGAGCTTTTTGTGA
- the LOC130429090 gene encoding meprin A subunit beta-like isoform X2, whose protein sequence is MILRACVLLSLAFCPASLMPSPDVIVRIEELKDISEINKGLNLLEGDIMVSREKSSILGNQSLWKIPVPYVLNSNLSMNYRGVILRAFEQFRLKSCIDFKPRTTEDFYISVEKDEGCWSYVGRLNSRGQALSIGNGCGFLSIVEHEFLHALGFFHEQSRYDRDNYVTIKYENIIKGFASNFNKVTESMSSVQSTPYDYLSVMHYGKQYFSNGKGSTIITKQPEFQDLIGQRIEMSEYDAFELNGLYKCNSSTSFLSRCSFDDASLCQMQVCSTVKHGWRTVSSVDGVNVTDHTYLGKESKGKSLFMHFSAEGRNESDSARLESTKMTPTRDCKIQCLQFYYYHSGSEFDQLNIWIREYQDKSDNRGTSKIMDQITGPPDNHWRLHHVPLNAKNDFKLEFEARKNAGKSSGGFSLDDINVSQAECPQIWQIRNFEKLMIDARIGSYVYSPLYYSSEGYRYQVLLRNMANYYTMSFRLVSGAFDGQLQWPCPWRQVTFQIFDQNPNMQKRMSYEESITTDPTLTSGGRYVWDNPRLSGNQTIIGNESVFAGPRVNINNDQDINNEFLLRKNFEFIKGGDVIVLISMQDISGLLQTNSVACPTVNVKNIKATRSESDKQGPCFSSSNLLSSMISMPGLCLLLLSFL, encoded by the exons ATGATTTTGAGGGCTTGTGTTCTGCTGAGCTTGGCTTTTTGCCCTGCATCATTGATG CCTTCACCAGATGTAATTG TCAGGATTGAGGAACTGAAGGACATTTCTGAGATAAACAAAG GTTTAAATCTTCTGGAGGGAGACATCATGGTG TCAAGGGAAAAGAGTTCAATTCTTGGAAATCAATCCCTGTGGAAAATCCCTGTGCCCTACGTGCTGAATTCAAATCTGA GTATGAACTATAGAGGAGTTATACTGAGGGCATTTGAGCAGTTCAGACTCAAATCGTGTATTGACTTTAAGCCCAGGACAACAgaagatttttacatttctgtggaGAAGGATGAGgg GTGCTGGTCATATGTTGGCCGATTAAATTCCCGGGGTCAGGCTCTATCTATTGGAAACGGCTGTGGATTTCTATCGATCGTTGAGCACGAGTTTCTTCATGCGCTGGGATTTTTCCACGAGCAATCAAGATATGACAGAGATAATTATgtgacaataaaatatgaaaacatcatAAAAG GTTTTGCGAGCAATTTCAATAAAGTCACTGAGAGTATGAGTAGTGTTCAAAGCACCCCGTATGACTACTTGTCTGTGATGCATTACGGTAAACAATATTTCAGCAACGGTAAGGGGTCCACAATCATCACCAAACAGCCTGAGTTTCAAGATTTGATTGGTCAGCGTATAGAAATGAGTGAATACGATGCTTTTGAGCTCAATGGGCTCTATAAATGCA ACTCATCCACCTCATTCCTGAGCCGCTGCAGTTTTGATGACGCATCCCTTTGTCAGATGCAGGTCTGTTCCACAGTTAAACATGGATGGCGGACAGTGAGTTCAGTCGACGGAGTCAACGTGACCGACCACACCTACTTGGGCAAAGAGTCGAAGG GAAAGTCTCTTTTCATGCACTTCAGTGCCGAGGGCAGAAATGAGAGCGACTCGGCTCGACTGGAGAGCACTAAAATGACCCCGACCAGAGATTGCAAAATTCAATGCCTGCAGTTCTATTACTATCACAGCGGCAGTGAGTTTGACCAGCTCAACATCTGGATCAGGGAATATCAGGACAaatcagacaacagaggaacTTCGAAAATTATGGATCAGATCACAG GACCCCCTGATAACCACTGGCGGCTGCACCATGTGCCGCTAAATGCCAAGAACGACTTCAAGCTCGAGTTTGAGGCTCGTAAAAATGCTGGGAAGTCCAGCGGAGGATTTTCGTTGGACGATATCAATGTTTCACAGGCCGAGTGCCCCCAAATATGGCAGATAAGGAATTTTGAGAAGCTCATGATCGACGCACGGATTGGTTCTTACGTATACAGTCCGCTGTACTACTCTAGCGAAGGTTATCGCTATCAGGTTTTATTGAGAAATATGGCCAATTACTACACTATGTCTTTTCGTCTGGTATCCGGTGCGTTCGATGGGCAGCTGCAGTGGCCCTGTCCGTGGAGGCAAGTGACCTTTCAGATTTTCGATCAGAATCCAAACATGCAAAAGCGCATGTCTTATGAGGAAAGCATCACCACTGACCCGACTTTGACTTCAG GTGGCAGGTATGTCTGGGACAATCCTCGATTGAGTGGAAATCAAACCATTATTGGCAATGAGAGTGTATTTGCGGGTCCTCGCGTGAACATCAACAATGATCAGGATATCAACAATGAATTCCTCTTAAGAAAAAACTTTGAGTTCATCAAAGGTGGTGATGTCATCGTTCTCATTAGCATGCAAG ATATCTCAGGGCTTCTTCAGACAAATTCTGTAGCATGCCCAACAGTGAACGTGAAAAATATCAAAGCTACTCGTAGTGAAAGTGACAAACAGGGACCATGTTTTTCCAG TTCCAATCTTCTGTCCTCTATGATCTCCATGCCGGGTTTGTGCCTTTTGCTGCTGAGCTTTTTGTGA
- the saa gene encoding serum amyloid A isoform X2, with protein sequence MKLILATLVLVLVMVVGVQAQWYRFPGQAAGGAKDMWRAYSDMKKANWKNSDKYFHARGNYEAAKRGPGGRWAATVISNGRETIQRGIGRGQDSAADQAANRWGRNGGDPNRYRPKGLPRRY encoded by the exons ATGAAGCTTATTCTTGCCACGCTGGTGTTGGTGTTGGTGATGGTGGTCGGGGTCCAGGCGCAGTGGTACCGTTTCCCCGGACAAGCCGCCGGAG GTGCAAAGGACATGTGGCGTGCTTACAGTGATATGAAGAAGGCCAATTGGAAGAATTCAGACAAGTATTTTCATGCACGTGGGAACTACGAGGCAGCCAAACGAGGCCCTGGAGGAAGATGGGCGGCCACGGTTATCAG TAATGGAAGAGAAACAATCCAGCGTGGCATTGGCCGAGGTCAAGACTCTGCTGCTGACCAGGCGGCCAATCGCTGGGGGAGAAACGGCGGGGACCCGAATCGCTACAGACCAAAAGGTCTTCCAAGACGATACTGA
- the saa gene encoding serum amyloid A isoform X1 — MSRLIRGLYNVSSFVNTSLNLDNRREIRFTNMKLILATLVLVLVMVVGVQAQWYRFPGQAAGGAKDMWRAYSDMKKANWKNSDKYFHARGNYEAAKRGPGGRWAATVISNGRETIQRGIGRGQDSAADQAANRWGRNGGDPNRYRPKGLPRRY; from the exons ATGTCCCGCCTTATCCGAGGTTTATATAATGTCTCTAGTTTTGTGAATACCTCACTAAATTTGGACAACAGGAGGGAG ATCAGATTTACAAACATGAAGCTTATTCTTGCCACGCTGGTGTTGGTGTTGGTGATGGTGGTCGGGGTCCAGGCGCAGTGGTACCGTTTCCCCGGACAAGCCGCCGGAG GTGCAAAGGACATGTGGCGTGCTTACAGTGATATGAAGAAGGCCAATTGGAAGAATTCAGACAAGTATTTTCATGCACGTGGGAACTACGAGGCAGCCAAACGAGGCCCTGGAGGAAGATGGGCGGCCACGGTTATCAG TAATGGAAGAGAAACAATCCAGCGTGGCATTGGCCGAGGTCAAGACTCTGCTGCTGACCAGGCGGCCAATCGCTGGGGGAGAAACGGCGGGGACCCGAATCGCTACAGACCAAAAGGTCTTCCAAGACGATACTGA
- the fth1a gene encoding ferritin, heavy polypeptide 1a, translated as MTSQVRQNYEEACEAAINRQVNMELYASYVYLSMSYYFDRDDQALANFAKFFRHQSQEEREHAEKLMKFQNQRGGRIFLQDVKKPEKDEWGSAVEALECALQLEKSVNHSLLELHKVASQHTDPHMCDFIETHYLDEQVKSIKELGDWVTNLRRMGAPQNGMAEYLFDKLTLGKESD; from the exons ATGACCTCTCAGGTGAGACAGAACTACGAAGAGGCCTGTGAGGCGGCCATCAACCGCCAGGTCAACATGGAGCTGTACGCGTCCTACGTCTACCTATCCATG tcTTACTACTTCGACAGAGATGACCAGGCCCTGGCCAACTTCGCAAAGTTTTTCCGCCACCAGTCCCAGGAAGAGCGAGAACACGCAGAGAAACTGATGAAATTCCAGAACCAGAGGGGAGGGAGGATCTTTCTGCAGGACGTGAAG aaacCAGAGAAGGATGAGTGGGGAAGCGCCGTGGAAGCCCTTGAATGCGCCCTGCAGCTGGAGAAAAGCGTCAATCACTCTCTCTTGGAGTTGCATAAGGTCGCCTCTCAACACACCGACCCTCAC ATGTGCGATTTCATTGAGACACACTACTTGGACGAGCAGGTGAAGTCCATCAAGGAACTGGGAGACTGGGTGACCAACCTGCGCCGCATGGGCGCCCCCCAGAACGGCATGGCCGAGTACTTGTTCGATAAGCTCACGCTTGGCAAGGAGAGCGACTAA